The region aagcaagagtaATTCTATGATCAAGCATTTTAATGTTTATCTAAGAAGTGGTAcgaactggctgggcacagtggctcaagagtgtaatcccagcactttgggaggcctggcagatcacttgagcccaggagttcaagaccagcctcggcaacatggtgaaaccctgtctctacaaaaaatacaaaaatttgccaggtgtggtggcgcatgcctgtagccccagctacttgggaggctggggcaggaggatcgtttgagtcagaggatgcagtgagctaagatcgtgccactgctctccagcctgcatgacagagggagactgtgtctcaaaaaaaaaaaaaaaaaaaaaaagaagtggtagGAACTGAGTTGTTATTGGAGGGCAGCAGCAGTCGCTCATGTTAGCCGAGAGAGGGGATCTTGGCCATTTTGTGGGTTGCTCAGTGTTCTTGTGGTTTTGCCTGTGCTCAAACATGATTACAGAGGGAGGGGTCTAGTTTTAGTCTTGCTCCATCATGGTCACAGAATGACCCTGTGTAACGTTGGGGTTCTGTGAAACTGTTTATATTCAATGGGAGAAGATCATGGCCTAGCTATTAGTGCCAATCCAGCTATAAATGACAGGgctgctatttttctttctcacttttaatAAATCTGCATTGTTATTTGCAAAGTAAGTAGCGTCCCTTATCTTCTATAATTACTACGCATATTGCTTTTTTTCCCTGAATTTCCCAAAGTCATATATCAGGCCACACCTTTAACACTCAGacttctctctccccacccccaatcccACCTACCTTCCAACTCTACCAGGTTGAAGACAATGATGGAAGCAGAAATGACTAGTGACTGGCCAGCCTCTAGGCCGTTAATTCCTGCTAGGATGTTGATGGCATTGGTACAGAACACTGCCAGCAGCCCCATGTAGACATAGTACAGGATTCCTGCGGGGAGAGATGGTAGGAAAAGAAGTAGTGCCACCTAGGGGAGGAGGATTTAAGAATTTTTAGAAAAGTGGTGAGGACGTACGATAGGATGAAGGGCTACCAGAAAGGATCTgggaagacacagagacagaaaaggaaCACTTGGAGGAGAATGTGGAGCACCAGGAAGGGTTCCCTGAAGTAGGTGCCATAGGGGCAGCAGTGGTAGGACTACCTACCCAAGTCCAGATGCAGGCCAAGTATCGGGCGGAAGGGCTTGGGCACCACAATGGTCGTGTTGCCAAAGTTGGTGAAATAGACCATGAGGAGAGGTAGTGAGGCAGCTGTGGGTAGCAGCAGCTTATGGCGCCAGCGCAGATTCAGTACATCATCCGCAAAGCCCAGGAAGATCATGCAGCAGATGGCAAGGAGGGCACCTATCAGGGCCACAAACTGGGGGAGGCTCGGGCAGGTCCATGACTCAAGCCTGCTCCCATTCCACCTTTTAAGAATTCCTGTCTTTTCTGACCATTTCTTAGCCCCTCCCCACAAGCCCAAATAACCCCAATTCTCTCAGGTACCTCCCAGGTCCCAGCCACAGGCAATCACCCCCACGAACCCACTTACTTCATGGTGGGGGAATGCCTTACACTGCTCCTTCACAAAGCAGTTCAGGAAGGGGAAAGGGATGAAGCAGAAGAGGATGATAAGGAAAACAGCACCGCTGATCACTCCCTGGGATTCTGGGCTGTGGCCCAGCAGCAAGGGGGCGAGGGGGAAGAGGAAAGGGGGCGTGGTCACTCACTAGTGCAGGTGTTACAATAACCCAAAGTGGTCTTCTCATTCCCGGTTTTTTATTCTGGTAAGTGGTGAGGGGGGCGGAGGGAGGAAAGCACCACTGCCAGAGTCCCAGATATACCCAAGGGTCCCTACCCATCCTTTCCCCAATGCGAGTAAGTTCTGCTCATCACCTCTCCGAGTTCCAGGCTGCCTGGGTTAGTTCTGAGTCTTCACGTGTGGTCAAGCACCCCGGTCCCCGCCCCTGCCCTAGCCACTCCTTCCTTAGCCCTTGCCCCCTGCCCGGACCCTTGTGCCGCTGCTCACATCTGCTGTCGGCTGGTTTTGTTGAGGTCCTGACCACAGAGGCGCGCAGCAATGAAGTGGCCCCGGAAGGCCGGGATGAGGGTGACTGTGGCCACAAATCCCAGCAGCGAGACGATCAAATTGATCAGCAGCGGCATGGGCAATTCCGAGAAGGCCCACATGGTGACCGGTCAGGGGCCCGGCTCCGCCGCCTCTTCAGGTAACGGGCAAGCTGAGCAGCAGTCCTGAGGCCTCAGCAGTATGGAGTGGCCGCTCCCCACAGGCAGGCTCTTCCCACACCAATCTGAGCAAAACCCAACAACTCTGACTTGAGCCGCCCTCGGGACACCGGAGAACCTCTCTAAGGCAACCTAGGTTCTGCCCCGCTGCACCCGCCTATCTACTGTTTCCGCCCGGATCTTGTTCGCTGAACAACCATTACTGCGGAAGGCGGCGGCC is a window of Gorilla gorilla gorilla isolate KB3781 chromosome 9, NHGRI_mGorGor1-v2.1_pri, whole genome shotgun sequence DNA encoding:
- the DPAGT1 gene encoding UDP-N-acetylglucosamine--dolichyl-phosphate N-acetylglucosaminephosphotransferase isoform X3; the encoded protein is MWAFSELPMPLLINLIVSLLGFVATVTLIPAFRGHFIAARLCGQDLNKTSRQQIPESQGVISGAVFLIILFCFIPFPFLNCFVKEQCKAFPHHEFVALIGALLAICCMIFLGFADDVLNLRWRHKLLLPTAASLPLLMVYFTNFGNTTIVVPKPFRPILGLHLDLGILYYVYMGLLAVFCTNAINILAGINGLEAGQSLVISASIIVFNLVELEGDCRDDHVFSLYFMIPFFFTTLGLLYHNWYPSRVFVGDTFCYFAGMTFAVVGILGHFSKTMLLFFMPQVFNFLYSLPQLLHIIPCPRHRIPRLNIKTGKLEMSYSKFKTKSLSFLGTFILKVTG
- the DPAGT1 gene encoding UDP-N-acetylglucosamine--dolichyl-phosphate N-acetylglucosaminephosphotransferase isoform X2, translated to MWAFSELPMPLLINLIVSLLGFVATVTLIPAFRGHFIAARLCGQDLNKTSRQQIPESQGVISGAVFLIILFCFIPFPFLNCFVKEQCKAFPHHEFVALIGALLAICCMIFLGFADDVLNLRWRHKLLLPTAASLPLLMVYFTNFGNTTIVVPKPFRPILGLHLDLGILYYVYMGLLAVFCTNAINILAGINGLEAGQSLVISASIIVFNLVELEGDCRDDHVFSLYFMIPFFFTTLGLLYHNWYPSRVFVGDTFCYFAGMTFAVVGILGHFSKTMLLFFMPQVFNFLYSLPQLLHIIPCPRHRIPRLNIKTGKLEMSYSKFKTKSLSFLGTFILKVAESLQLVTVHQSETEDGEFTECNNMTLINLLLKILGPIHERNLTLLLLLLQILGSAITFSIRYQLVRLFYDV